A single window of Paenibacillus sp. SYP-B4298 DNA harbors:
- the fabI gene encoding enoyl-ACP reductase FabI, translating into MSTSLQKGIMSGQTVVVTGVANERSIAWGIAKSLHAAGAQLIFTYRKERSRQKLMQLLEQQHIEALLCVPCDVASDESIAAAFAAIKNQVGVIHGLAHCIAYAEKDDLQGEFADTEREPFLLAHDVSAYSLVAMARECRHLMTEGGSIVTQSYLGAERVVRNYNVMGVAKAALEASVRYLAEDMGKAGIRVNAVSSGPIRTLSAKGGVAGFNDILSAMDSKAPLRRNVDQDEVGDATMFLLSRLSRGITGEVLHVDAGFHAMGF; encoded by the coding sequence ATGAGCACATCGTTACAGAAAGGCATAATGAGCGGTCAGACGGTCGTGGTTACAGGGGTAGCCAATGAACGGAGTATTGCCTGGGGCATCGCCAAATCCTTGCATGCTGCCGGTGCGCAGCTTATCTTCACCTATCGCAAGGAGCGCTCTCGCCAGAAGCTAATGCAGCTCCTGGAGCAGCAGCACATTGAGGCGCTGCTCTGTGTGCCCTGCGATGTCGCCAGCGATGAGAGCATCGCTGCGGCCTTTGCAGCGATTAAGAATCAGGTGGGCGTTATTCATGGATTGGCGCATTGCATCGCCTATGCGGAGAAGGATGACCTGCAGGGTGAATTCGCGGATACGGAGCGGGAGCCGTTTCTGCTGGCGCATGATGTGAGCGCCTACTCCCTGGTGGCGATGGCGCGAGAATGCCGCCATCTGATGACAGAGGGCGGCAGCATCGTCACGCAAAGCTATCTGGGCGCTGAGCGGGTGGTGCGGAACTATAATGTCATGGGAGTAGCCAAGGCGGCTCTGGAGGCCAGCGTGCGCTATCTCGCCGAGGATATGGGCAAGGCGGGCATTCGGGTCAATGCCGTCTCCTCCGGCCCGATCCGCACCCTGTCAGCCAAAGGCGGAGTTGCTGGCTTCAACGATATTCTGTCCGCCATGGACAGCAAGGCGCCACTGCGCCGTAATGTCGATCAGGATGAGGTGGGCGATGCCACGATGTTTCTCCTCAGCCGCCTGTCGCGCGGAATTACCGGCGAGGTGCTCCATGTCGATGCTGGATTTCATGCGATGGGGTTCTAA
- a CDS encoding CTP synthase C-terminal region-related (seleno)protein → MNIGIVGDYHPHYPSHEATQASLLHSARHLDVHVEYEWLATEQLPAKLDASTYDGFWIAPGAHASISGILHVIRLARQNNIPLLGTCGGFQHMLMEYARNKLLLCDAEYEEFAPDATDPLISRLACSLAGKHGEVLIHSDSQAHDIYQADATIEHFRCSYGLNPAYLPSIQQSELRITGTDAHGEPRIIELPQHHFYIGTLFVPQLASSYEAPHRLITAFLEHAQHAV, encoded by the coding sequence TTGAATATCGGCATCGTTGGCGATTACCATCCACACTATCCGTCTCATGAGGCTACACAAGCATCACTGCTGCATAGCGCCCGCCATCTTGATGTCCATGTGGAATACGAGTGGCTGGCTACCGAACAACTGCCCGCCAAGCTTGATGCGAGCACCTATGACGGATTCTGGATTGCACCGGGTGCCCATGCCTCTATCTCAGGCATCCTGCATGTCATCCGCCTGGCCCGCCAGAACAATATACCGCTCCTGGGGACATGCGGCGGCTTTCAGCATATGCTGATGGAGTACGCCAGGAACAAGCTGCTCCTGTGCGATGCCGAATATGAGGAGTTTGCGCCAGATGCGACTGATCCGCTCATCAGCAGACTGGCTTGCTCTCTAGCTGGGAAGCACGGGGAGGTGCTCATTCATTCCGACTCTCAGGCACACGACATCTACCAAGCGGATGCTACCATCGAGCACTTCCGATGCAGTTACGGCTTGAACCCCGCCTACCTGCCATCGATTCAGCAGTCTGAGCTCAGGATAACCGGTACTGATGCCCATGGCGAGCCGCGAATTATCGAGCTGCCACAGCACCATTTCTATATCGGAACCTTATTTGTGCCACAGCTTGCCTCCAGCTATGAAGCTCCCCATCGCCTGATTACCGCCTTCCTGGAGCATGCCCAGCATGCTGTCTAG
- a CDS encoding phosphotransferase enzyme family protein produces MLKLKYLFHNESLAKMLLGYWEYDEESLELFKYYRISSNAVYPFRFQGRTQLLRFAPAPEKRQENVLAELEFIAYLRSRGYGALETVEATDGVKLVEAQTPWGSYYASVFRRVPGVQLSQIELRADIIHCYGAALGELHRLSSTYEPAAAGCKRWSWQEALAWMQQELAAFPMESAALAEAELLQDCLSRMPASSADYGLIHYDFECDNVFYDEQTQMCHVIDFDDALYHWYVMDIEQALGSLQDELPAEQMEQARRAFLDGYATTYDLPEENMVLVAACRRFAGLYSYVRCLRALSEQWNHEPEWMTGLRAHLLQRMEGIADIFGTEIR; encoded by the coding sequence ATGCTCAAATTAAAATATTTATTTCACAATGAGAGCCTGGCTAAGATGCTGCTGGGATACTGGGAATATGATGAGGAGTCGCTGGAGCTGTTCAAGTATTACCGCATCTCCTCAAACGCGGTCTATCCCTTCCGCTTCCAAGGGAGGACACAGTTGCTGAGATTTGCCCCTGCGCCGGAGAAGCGTCAGGAGAACGTGCTGGCCGAGCTGGAGTTCATCGCTTACTTGCGTTCACGAGGGTATGGCGCGCTTGAAACGGTGGAAGCGACGGATGGAGTGAAGCTGGTGGAAGCGCAGACTCCGTGGGGGAGTTACTACGCCTCCGTATTCAGACGGGTACCCGGAGTACAGCTCAGTCAGATCGAGCTGCGAGCGGACATCATCCATTGCTATGGGGCAGCGCTAGGTGAGCTCCACCGCTTGTCCAGCACGTATGAGCCTGCTGCCGCTGGCTGCAAGCGATGGTCATGGCAAGAGGCATTGGCCTGGATGCAGCAAGAGCTGGCGGCCTTCCCCATGGAGTCAGCCGCACTAGCGGAAGCGGAGCTGCTGCAGGACTGCCTATCCCGGATGCCTGCCTCATCAGCCGATTACGGTCTGATTCATTATGATTTTGAATGCGACAATGTGTTCTATGATGAACAGACACAGATGTGCCATGTCATCGATTTTGATGATGCCCTCTATCATTGGTATGTAATGGATATCGAGCAGGCGCTGGGCAGCCTGCAGGATGAGCTCCCTGCGGAGCAGATGGAGCAGGCTAGACGGGCCTTCCTGGATGGCTATGCCACAACCTATGATCTGCCCGAGGAGAACATGGTGCTGGTGGCGGCCTGTAGACGGTTCGCGGGTCTCTACAGTTATGTTCGCTGTCTGCGAGCGCTGTCCGAGCAGTGGAACCATGAGCCGGAATGGATGACAGGGCTGCGTGCTCATCTGCTGCAGCGAATGGAAGGAATCGCCGACATTTTTGGTACAGAGATTCGGTGA
- a CDS encoding ribonucleoside-diphosphate reductase subunit alpha, which yields MDIIKRNGQKEELIFSKLKKVIDFACDGFAGCDPLELETALLPYFRNNITTKEVQRTLIQVAVEKTSVEEPNWQYVAAKLLVYDLYKEAQINRKYGYFGYGDFYSLITYLTDKGFYGSYILEHYTREEIRELGNYIVPERDYLFNYVGLKTLSDRYLIKGFSGEVLELPQELFMGVAMHLAMKEQDKLAWARKFYDVLSRLQMTVATPTLANARKPFHQLSSCFIDTVPDNLWGIYNVDASFAQVSKFGGGMGIYVGKVRSRGSNIRGYKGVAGGVVPWIKNYNNTAIAVDQLGVRSGAVAIYLDVWHKDIFDFLNLKTNNGDDRMKAHDIFPGVCIPDLFMRKVEERESWYLFDPHEVRTLMGWSLEDAWGEEWERRYEACVNHPELSKEEVPAIEIMKRVLASSFETGTPFVFFRDTVNRANPNKHKGIIYCSNLCTEICQNMSPTEYVSTTHEDGMITTQVKSGDYVVCNLSSLNLGRTRTKEEIAEVVACQMRMMDNVIDLNHYPIPQAEITNKKYRAVGLGTSGYHQWLALNKINWESEEHLERVDELYEWINYCAIKASMEIAKDKGAYPAYEGSEWQSGAYFEQRGYTSPQWLELKAAVAEHGVRNAWMFAIAPTASTSLIAGSTAGIDPIFNKFFIEEKKNAVIPQTAPNLNEETFWYYKEAHHIDQHWSIKAAGRRQRHIDQAQSFNLYITPNYTAKEFLELYMAAWQQGLKTVYYCRNQSLEVEDCISCSS from the coding sequence TTGGATATTATTAAACGGAACGGACAGAAGGAGGAGCTGATCTTCTCCAAGCTGAAGAAGGTGATCGACTTCGCCTGCGACGGCTTTGCCGGCTGCGACCCGCTGGAGCTGGAGACGGCGCTGCTCCCTTACTTCCGCAACAACATTACGACCAAGGAAGTTCAACGCACACTGATCCAGGTTGCGGTAGAGAAGACGAGCGTCGAGGAGCCGAACTGGCAATATGTCGCTGCCAAGCTGCTCGTGTATGATCTGTACAAGGAAGCGCAAATTAATCGCAAATATGGTTACTTCGGCTACGGTGATTTCTACTCTCTGATTACGTACCTGACAGACAAGGGCTTCTATGGCTCCTATATTCTGGAGCACTATACGCGCGAGGAGATCCGCGAGCTGGGTAATTACATCGTGCCGGAGCGCGACTACTTGTTCAACTATGTCGGTCTGAAGACACTGAGCGACCGCTATCTGATCAAGGGCTTCAGCGGTGAGGTGCTGGAGCTGCCACAGGAGCTGTTCATGGGCGTAGCGATGCATCTGGCGATGAAGGAGCAGGACAAGCTGGCCTGGGCCCGCAAGTTCTATGATGTGCTCAGCCGCCTGCAGATGACCGTTGCCACACCAACGCTCGCCAATGCGCGCAAGCCGTTCCATCAGCTGTCAAGCTGCTTCATTGACACCGTGCCGGACAATCTGTGGGGGATCTACAATGTCGATGCCAGTTTCGCCCAGGTCTCCAAGTTCGGCGGCGGCATGGGCATCTATGTCGGCAAGGTGCGCAGCCGCGGCTCCAATATCCGGGGCTATAAGGGTGTCGCCGGCGGTGTTGTGCCATGGATCAAGAACTACAATAACACTGCGATTGCCGTCGATCAGCTTGGCGTGCGCTCTGGCGCAGTGGCCATATATCTGGACGTATGGCATAAGGATATATTCGATTTCCTGAATCTCAAGACCAACAACGGCGACGACCGGATGAAGGCGCATGACATCTTCCCAGGCGTCTGTATCCCCGATCTGTTCATGCGCAAGGTAGAGGAGCGCGAGTCGTGGTATCTGTTCGACCCGCATGAGGTGCGCACTCTGATGGGATGGTCGCTGGAGGATGCATGGGGCGAGGAATGGGAGCGCCGTTACGAAGCGTGCGTGAACCACCCTGAGCTGTCCAAGGAGGAGGTGCCTGCGATCGAGATTATGAAGCGGGTGCTCGCCAGCTCCTTCGAGACCGGGACGCCGTTCGTGTTCTTCCGCGATACGGTTAATCGCGCCAATCCGAACAAGCACAAGGGCATCATCTATTGCTCAAATCTGTGTACCGAAATTTGCCAGAATATGAGCCCGACCGAATATGTGTCGACCACTCATGAGGATGGCATGATAACAACGCAGGTAAAAAGCGGCGACTATGTGGTCTGCAACCTGTCTTCCCTCAATCTGGGCCGCACGCGCACCAAGGAGGAGATTGCGGAGGTCGTGGCGTGCCAGATGCGCATGATGGATAATGTCATCGATCTGAACCATTACCCGATCCCGCAAGCGGAAATTACGAACAAGAAATACCGCGCGGTCGGCCTTGGCACAAGCGGCTACCATCAGTGGCTGGCGCTGAACAAGATCAACTGGGAGAGCGAGGAGCATCTGGAGCGGGTAGATGAGCTGTACGAGTGGATCAACTACTGCGCCATCAAGGCGTCGATGGAGATCGCCAAGGACAAGGGAGCTTACCCGGCCTACGAGGGCAGCGAATGGCAGAGCGGCGCATATTTCGAGCAGCGCGGCTATACTAGCCCGCAATGGCTGGAGCTGAAGGCCGCCGTGGCCGAGCATGGCGTGCGCAACGCCTGGATGTTCGCGATCGCGCCTACTGCGTCCACCTCGCTAATTGCTGGCTCAACGGCCGGGATCGACCCGATCTTCAACAAGTTCTTCATCGAGGAGAAGAAGAATGCGGTCATCCCGCAGACGGCGCCGAATCTAAACGAGGAGACGTTCTGGTACTACAAAGAAGCGCATCACATCGATCAGCATTGGAGCATCAAGGCGGCCGGACGCCGTCAGCGCCATATTGACCAGGCGCAATCGTTCAACCTGTACATTACGCCGAACTATACTGCCAAGGAGTTTCTGGAGCTGTATATGGCTGCCTGGCAGCAAGGGCTCAAGACGGTCTACTACTGCCGCAACCAGAGTCTTGAGGTGGAGGATTGCATAAGCTGCAGCTCTTAA
- a CDS encoding methyl-accepting chemotaxis protein, whose translation MFGKAISLKTKLIAVISLFTMMVVCAISAMDYYQLKQSIIEEESVQYELIQDQIVGAVKNIDRVYRVFEEDMDLQMKKALEEMAAKYKSEPDLGQWDYAALKNRYNGMDIYVIDRSIKIAYSNLEKEIGLDFSDAGSFTALLKERLDGKSFTADGMEVSVNTGEIRKYAYLPTPDNQYLLEVGISLQDSSLFNTFNFLDVSKDILQKYDLVRDITVYTHDGYALGKQGADGKASQPAEQMRALFDESFKNQEIREKTVMVDGKELLYRYAPYRLDEQSNDLSRSRVIEIVYDNTMLHALLASKLNESVIKVLVAVVLAVLVAILISRLLTRPLERMKQLVERTAQFDLRDELSYDVRTKDEIGQMAQSILEMRSHLRGVVQQLLRASGSLAENAQSIRSSTAEVSGQSKGTAEAAELSLRQVQETMATTEEMNATLNDIQTVIHSVAEQTTEAAATSVEVSRRADGLKHSSTEAQDTAAHIYMEVKEEVETAISQSSSSMEQIHQTVDAILNIAKQTNMLALNAAIEASRAGESGRGFSVVAEEIRRLATHSSELVGNIQAVIQVVRESVDHLSSSSTKVLDFIDQKVRADYATLIDISSQYDGDAKYFGSLLSEFSAAFEQLSASITSTVDAVEHITESVAMNTEQIETISEQSSRIAGSNDEIAAISQKNSEYASLLREIVERFKV comes from the coding sequence ATGTTCGGAAAAGCTATATCGCTGAAGACGAAGCTCATCGCCGTTATTTCATTGTTTACCATGATGGTTGTTTGTGCAATCTCCGCGATGGATTACTATCAACTGAAGCAAAGCATTATTGAAGAGGAATCAGTACAATACGAGTTAATTCAGGACCAGATTGTAGGCGCGGTGAAAAATATCGACCGGGTATACCGTGTCTTCGAGGAAGATATGGACCTGCAGATGAAGAAAGCGCTCGAGGAGATGGCCGCGAAGTACAAGAGCGAGCCTGATCTGGGGCAATGGGATTATGCCGCACTGAAGAACCGGTATAACGGGATGGACATCTATGTCATCGACCGCAGCATTAAGATCGCCTACTCGAATCTGGAGAAGGAGATTGGGCTGGACTTCAGTGATGCGGGATCATTTACGGCACTGCTGAAGGAGCGCCTGGATGGCAAGTCGTTCACCGCCGACGGGATGGAGGTTTCTGTCAATACGGGAGAGATTCGCAAGTATGCCTACCTTCCGACGCCGGATAATCAATATCTGCTGGAGGTAGGCATCAGCCTGCAGGACAGCAGTCTGTTCAACACCTTTAATTTCTTGGATGTATCCAAGGATATTCTGCAAAAGTATGATCTTGTGCGGGATATTACGGTCTATACACATGACGGGTATGCGCTAGGCAAGCAGGGGGCTGACGGCAAGGCATCGCAGCCTGCCGAGCAGATGAGAGCGCTATTCGACGAGTCCTTTAAGAATCAGGAGATTCGGGAGAAGACGGTCATGGTCGATGGCAAGGAGCTGCTCTATCGCTATGCTCCGTATCGGTTGGACGAGCAGTCTAACGATCTTAGCCGCTCGCGTGTAATTGAGATTGTATATGACAACACGATGCTGCATGCGCTGCTTGCAAGCAAGCTGAATGAATCGGTCATTAAGGTGTTGGTTGCCGTCGTGCTCGCAGTACTGGTTGCAATTCTCATTAGCCGTCTGTTGACCAGACCCTTAGAGCGAATGAAGCAGCTTGTGGAGCGAACGGCGCAGTTCGACTTGCGTGATGAGCTGTCCTATGACGTAAGGACAAAAGACGAGATCGGGCAGATGGCGCAATCGATTCTGGAGATGCGCAGTCATCTGCGCGGAGTAGTGCAGCAGTTGCTCCGAGCATCGGGTTCCCTGGCAGAGAACGCCCAATCTATCCGCAGCTCGACTGCAGAGGTAAGCGGGCAATCCAAGGGAACGGCTGAGGCAGCCGAGCTCTCGCTCAGACAGGTGCAGGAGACGATGGCCACTACGGAGGAGATGAATGCAACACTGAACGATATTCAGACGGTTATTCATTCGGTTGCGGAGCAGACGACGGAGGCTGCGGCGACTTCGGTTGAGGTCAGCCGCCGTGCGGACGGACTGAAGCACAGCTCCACGGAGGCCCAAGATACAGCCGCGCATATCTATATGGAAGTGAAGGAGGAGGTGGAGACGGCGATCTCACAATCCTCGTCTTCGATGGAGCAGATTCATCAGACTGTAGACGCGATCCTGAACATTGCGAAGCAGACGAATATGCTGGCGCTGAACGCAGCGATCGAAGCGTCGCGCGCTGGAGAGAGCGGCCGGGGCTTCTCCGTTGTGGCGGAGGAGATTCGCAGGCTGGCAACGCACTCCTCTGAGCTGGTCGGCAATATTCAGGCGGTCATCCAGGTGGTGCGGGAGTCAGTTGATCATCTGTCCAGCAGCTCGACGAAGGTGCTGGATTTTATCGATCAGAAGGTGCGGGCAGACTATGCGACCTTGATCGACATCTCCTCGCAATACGATGGCGATGCGAAGTACTTCGGCTCGTTGCTCTCCGAGTTCAGCGCGGCGTTCGAACAATTGAGCGCCTCAATTACCAGCACCGTCGATGCGGTAGAGCATATTACGGAATCTGTCGCCATGAATACAGAGCAAATCGAGACGATCTCGGAGCAATCTAGCCGGATCGCAGGAAGCAATGATGAGATTGCTGCCATCTCGCAGAAAAATTCCGAATACGCTTCTCTTCTGCGTGAAATCGTGGAACGGTTCAAAGTATAA
- a CDS encoding ribonucleotide-diphosphate reductase subunit beta, which yields MELQRKKLFNEDGDRDWGKRRMIGGNTTNLIELNNVKYDWATKMYRTMMNNFWIPEEIPLAQDAKDYKNLSLSERNSYDKIISFLIFLDSLQTANLPNINEYITAPEVNLILTVHTFQEAVHSQSYSYILDSVCSAEVRDQIYNLWREDKNLLKRNRFITDLYENFIADPSAQNLVKTIMANYILEGIYFYSGFSFFYALGRQGKMLGTVSEIKYIQRDELTHLALFQGIFREVRKENPELFTPVLVEELRQMMRTAVEHEIAWGQYITNNQIAGLTNEIIDQYIKFLSNERLRKLGLDILYPEVTEHPMKWVESFSNMNGMKTDFFEQKVTNYSKSSNLNWGDL from the coding sequence ATGGAACTTCAACGCAAAAAGCTGTTTAACGAGGACGGCGATCGGGACTGGGGCAAGCGCCGCATGATTGGCGGCAACACCACCAACCTGATCGAGCTGAATAACGTCAAGTACGACTGGGCCACCAAGATGTACCGGACGATGATGAATAACTTCTGGATTCCCGAGGAGATTCCGCTCGCTCAGGATGCCAAAGATTACAAGAATCTGTCCCTCTCCGAGCGCAACAGCTACGATAAGATTATTAGCTTCCTGATCTTTCTGGATTCGCTGCAGACCGCGAACCTGCCGAATATTAACGAATATATTACGGCGCCCGAGGTCAATCTGATCCTGACCGTGCATACCTTCCAGGAGGCGGTGCATAGCCAGAGCTACTCGTACATTCTCGACAGCGTCTGCTCCGCAGAGGTGCGGGATCAGATCTATAACCTGTGGCGCGAGGACAAAAATCTGCTCAAGCGCAACCGGTTCATCACCGATCTGTATGAGAACTTCATTGCCGATCCGTCCGCACAGAACCTTGTCAAGACGATCATGGCCAACTATATTCTGGAGGGCATCTACTTCTATAGCGGCTTCAGCTTCTTCTATGCGCTGGGACGCCAAGGCAAGATGCTCGGCACCGTATCCGAGATCAAGTACATCCAGCGCGACGAGCTGACACATCTGGCATTGTTCCAGGGCATCTTCCGTGAGGTACGCAAGGAGAATCCCGAGCTGTTCACGCCGGTGCTGGTCGAGGAACTGCGTCAGATGATGCGTACTGCAGTCGAGCATGAGATTGCCTGGGGCCAATATATTACGAACAATCAGATCGCCGGACTGACGAACGAGATCATCGACCAGTATATCAAGTTCCTCTCCAACGAGCGGCTGAGAAAGCTGGGGCTGGACATTCTCTACCCGGAAGTGACCGAGCATCCGATGAAATGGGTCGAAAGCTTCAGCAACATGAACGGGATGAAGACGGATTTCTTCGAGCAAAAGGTGACCAACTACAGCAAATCGTCCAACCTGAACTGGGGCGATCTGTAG